A window of Nitrospira sp. SG-bin1 contains these coding sequences:
- a CDS encoding NAD(P)-dependent oxidoreductase, which translates to MKPRVIITGSTGLIGRYFVTSASRWAFGCEVHPLGRVEVDLTDPAAVEQIWHHLKPSAVIHCAALSRTKECEDNQQLARRLNVDVTAHLAKLSGDIPFIFLSSGEVFDGKAGWYRETDEPHPINFYGKTKLEAEQLVLQNPRHTVVRIVLTAGTSQLGDRSFVEDMCRTARSGKNMTLFADEYRCPLPAGAIARAIWELANAKASGLYHLGGRERLSRWEIGQALLPWYPELQDHLIKGWARDHTGAPRPADLSLSCEKIQALLSFPLPGLRSWLKDRAHRGVDLWDYESTV; encoded by the coding sequence ATGAAACCACGTGTCATCATCACCGGGTCGACTGGATTGATTGGGCGGTATTTCGTGACGTCCGCCTCTCGGTGGGCATTCGGCTGCGAGGTACATCCCCTCGGACGCGTCGAGGTGGATCTCACGGACCCGGCGGCTGTTGAACAGATTTGGCATCATCTCAAACCCAGCGCCGTCATTCACTGCGCGGCGTTGAGCCGAACGAAAGAGTGCGAGGACAATCAGCAACTCGCGCGTCGCCTCAACGTGGATGTCACGGCCCATCTGGCGAAACTGTCCGGGGACATTCCTTTTATCTTCTTATCGAGCGGGGAAGTCTTCGACGGCAAGGCCGGTTGGTACCGCGAAACGGATGAACCCCATCCGATCAACTTCTATGGTAAAACCAAGCTTGAAGCGGAACAGCTGGTGTTGCAGAATCCGCGCCACACCGTCGTTCGAATCGTCCTGACGGCCGGGACGTCGCAGCTTGGCGATCGAAGTTTTGTCGAAGATATGTGTCGAACCGCCAGAAGCGGCAAAAATATGACGCTCTTTGCCGATGAATATCGTTGTCCACTGCCGGCGGGAGCCATCGCGCGCGCAATCTGGGAATTAGCCAATGCGAAGGCGTCGGGACTCTATCACCTCGGCGGGCGTGAACGGTTGTCGCGTTGGGAAATAGGCCAAGCCCTGTTGCCATGGTATCCGGAACTGCAAGATCATCTGATAAAAGGGTGGGCCCGTGATCATACCGGTGCGCCGCGACCGGCCGATCTCTCACTGAGCTGTGAGAAAATTCAGGCGCTTTTGTCATTTCCCCTTCCAGGTTTGCGGAGTTGGCTCAAGGATCGAGCCCATCGAGGCGTCGATTTGTGGGACTATGAATCCACCGTGTGA
- a CDS encoding energy-dependent translational throttle protein EttA — protein MATNDKQVIFSLVNVGKVYPPKKQVLREIYLGFYYGAKIGVLGLNGSGKSSLLKIIAGVDPNYTGEITRSKGYSVGLLEQEPQLDPNKTVKEVVEEGKAELVALIHEYEAVSNKIGEVGPDEMEKLLDKQAQLQEMIEAANGWELENQLDIAMDALRCPPADQKVGTLSGGEKRRVALCRLMIQEPDILLLDEPTNHLDAESVQWLEQHLQQYKGTVIAVTHDRYFLDNVAGWILELDRGHGIPFQGNYSSWLEQKKDRLEKEEKAESKRKKTLEHELEWIRMSPKARQSKGKARLNRYEELVNQKQDQVAEDLEIYIPPGPRLGDVVVEANGISKAFGDNVLYENVNFNLPKGGIVGVIGPNGAGKTTMFKMIIGKEKPDAGSIKVGETVKLGYVDQDRSLDGNKTVYEVISDGQDTVKLGKTEVNARSYCARFNFAGTDQQKKVKDLSGGERNRVHLARMLKEGANLIILDEPTNDLDVNTLRALEEGLESFAGCAVISSHDRWFLDRIATHILAFEGDSKVVWFEGNYSEYEADRKKRLGKEADQPHRIRYRKLTRN, from the coding sequence ATGGCAACGAACGATAAGCAGGTTATTTTTTCGCTCGTCAATGTCGGGAAGGTCTATCCGCCGAAGAAGCAGGTGCTGCGGGAAATCTATCTCGGCTTCTACTACGGCGCGAAGATCGGCGTGCTGGGCTTGAACGGCTCGGGCAAGAGTTCGCTGCTCAAGATCATAGCGGGGGTGGATCCGAACTACACGGGCGAAATCACGAGGTCCAAAGGCTACAGCGTCGGTTTGTTGGAACAGGAACCGCAGCTCGATCCGAACAAGACAGTGAAAGAAGTCGTTGAAGAGGGCAAAGCCGAACTGGTTGCACTGATTCATGAATACGAAGCCGTCAGCAACAAGATCGGTGAAGTGGGCCCCGATGAAATGGAGAAGCTGCTCGACAAGCAGGCGCAGCTGCAAGAAATGATCGAAGCGGCCAATGGCTGGGAACTGGAGAATCAGCTCGACATCGCGATGGATGCTTTGCGCTGTCCGCCCGCTGATCAAAAAGTGGGAACGCTCTCGGGGGGAGAAAAGCGTCGAGTCGCGCTCTGTCGCCTGATGATCCAAGAACCGGATATTCTCCTGCTCGACGAGCCGACAAACCATCTCGATGCCGAATCTGTGCAATGGCTGGAGCAGCATCTGCAACAGTACAAGGGGACGGTCATCGCCGTGACTCACGACCGGTACTTTCTGGACAATGTCGCCGGTTGGATTTTGGAGCTGGATCGAGGCCATGGGATTCCGTTTCAAGGCAACTACAGTTCATGGCTGGAGCAAAAGAAGGACCGACTGGAAAAAGAGGAAAAGGCCGAGTCGAAACGGAAGAAGACATTGGAGCATGAATTGGAATGGATTCGCATGTCGCCGAAGGCGCGACAATCGAAGGGCAAGGCGCGCTTGAATCGGTACGAGGAATTGGTCAACCAAAAGCAGGACCAGGTGGCGGAAGACTTGGAAATTTACATTCCGCCCGGGCCCAGGTTAGGTGATGTCGTGGTCGAGGCCAACGGCATCAGCAAAGCCTTCGGCGACAACGTGCTGTATGAGAACGTGAATTTTAATCTGCCGAAGGGCGGCATTGTCGGCGTGATCGGTCCCAATGGCGCCGGCAAGACGACGATGTTCAAAATGATCATCGGCAAGGAAAAGCCCGATGCTGGATCGATCAAGGTCGGGGAGACGGTCAAGCTCGGTTATGTTGATCAGGATCGCAGCTTGGACGGCAACAAGACCGTGTACGAAGTCATTTCGGACGGCCAAGATACCGTCAAGCTCGGCAAGACCGAAGTGAATGCCCGCAGCTACTGTGCCCGCTTCAACTTTGCAGGAACGGATCAACAGAAAAAGGTGAAAGACCTGTCGGGGGGCGAACGGAATCGCGTGCATCTCGCACGCATGCTGAAAGAAGGGGCAAACTTGATCATTCTGGACGAGCCGACGAACGATCTCGACGTGAATACCTTGCGGGCGCTGGAAGAAGGATTGGAGAGTTTCGCCGGGTGCGCCGTGATCAGCAGTCACGATCGATGGTTCCTCGACCGCATCGCCACGCACATTCTTGCTTTTGAAGGAGACAGCAAGGTGGTTTGGTTCGAAGGGAACTATAGCGAGTACGAAGCGGATCGAAAGAAGCGCTTGGGCAAAGAGGCGGATCAGCCGCACCGCATCCGCTATCGCAAGCTCACACGCAACTAA
- a CDS encoding sigma-54-dependent Fis family transcriptional regulator — MTWQLLLVEDEASVREAFALRLADQGYAVQTAGSGEECLSLLKSFEPDILVLDLVMPNLSGLDVLERVKQTSPNLLVILLTARGTVKDAVEATRLGAFDFVAKSIDMEDLHHALRRAVEFLTLQRQVRLQTGQDTDRYALDRVIAESPVTQAFLAQVRELAKNDRVTVLLQGETGTGKQYTGRVIHFNGVRLDKPCIEVDCPSIPRELFESELFGHEKGSFTGATGRKTGLIEMADGGTVLFDEIGDLPLALQAKLLRVIEERTLRRVGGSATIPFDVRFMAATNRNLKNAVTKGEFREDLYFRLNVVSLTVPPLRERHEDIIPLAQQFLTRSALSLRKPVRRLGNSAQALLRRYTFPGNVRELSNLMERAVLFCPGDTLESIHFPSDVQGNPSTPTGETVHVPSVFSDTADPSRIHLSFHLGESLADLEDRIISEVLQRSDGNKSLAAKHLGITRWMLDRRRRPKP; from the coding sequence ATGACCTGGCAACTGCTGTTGGTGGAAGACGAAGCCTCTGTCCGTGAAGCCTTCGCTCTGCGCCTTGCCGACCAAGGATATGCCGTCCAAACGGCGGGGTCCGGAGAGGAATGTTTGAGCCTTCTGAAGTCTTTCGAGCCGGATATTTTAGTGTTGGATCTCGTGATGCCGAATCTGTCGGGCTTGGACGTGCTCGAGCGTGTCAAGCAGACCTCCCCCAACTTGCTCGTGATTCTCTTGACCGCCAGGGGCACCGTGAAGGATGCGGTGGAAGCGACGCGGCTCGGGGCGTTCGACTTTGTCGCCAAGTCCATCGACATGGAAGATCTGCACCATGCGCTCAGACGTGCCGTGGAATTCTTGACGCTCCAACGCCAAGTTCGCTTGCAAACCGGCCAAGACACCGACCGTTATGCCCTCGATCGTGTCATCGCGGAAAGCCCTGTCACTCAGGCGTTCCTCGCGCAGGTCCGTGAACTGGCGAAAAACGACCGTGTCACGGTGCTGTTGCAGGGCGAAACCGGAACCGGAAAACAATACACCGGCCGCGTGATTCATTTTAACGGGGTGCGCCTCGATAAACCCTGCATCGAAGTCGACTGCCCCTCGATTCCCCGTGAACTGTTCGAAAGCGAGCTGTTTGGCCACGAAAAAGGGTCGTTTACCGGCGCAACGGGCAGAAAAACCGGCTTGATCGAAATGGCGGACGGTGGGACCGTGCTGTTCGACGAGATCGGCGATCTTCCGCTGGCCCTCCAAGCGAAACTCCTCCGGGTGATCGAAGAACGAACGTTGCGCCGGGTCGGAGGATCAGCCACGATTCCCTTCGATGTTCGATTCATGGCCGCCACGAACCGCAATCTGAAGAACGCGGTGACCAAAGGGGAGTTTCGTGAAGATCTCTATTTTCGGTTGAACGTCGTCTCCTTGACCGTACCTCCGTTGCGGGAACGGCACGAAGACATCATTCCGCTGGCTCAACAATTTCTCACCCGGTCGGCTCTATCACTGAGAAAACCGGTCCGTCGATTGGGGAACAGTGCACAGGCTCTCCTGCGCCGCTACACCTTTCCCGGCAATGTACGGGAGCTCAGTAACCTCATGGAGCGCGCGGTCCTCTTCTGCCCGGGAGATACGCTTGAATCGATACATTTTCCATCAGATGTGCAAGGCAACCCATCAACACCGACGGGAGAGACCGTCCATGTTCCATCCGTTTTTTCCGATACAGCGGATCCCTCTCGGATCCATCTGTCATTCCACCTCGGCGAATCTCTGGCCGATCTCGAGGACCGCATCATCAGCGAAGTCCTGCAGCGCTCGGACGGAAACAAATCCTTGGCCGCCAAGCATCTCGGTATTACCCGATGGATGCTCGACCGGCGGCGGCGGCCCAAACCATAA
- a CDS encoding sulfate adenylyltransferase encodes MKHLRALEDQSVYILREAYKHFDDLAMLWSMGKDSTVLLWLARKAFFGHVPFPLVHIDTGYEMPELIEYRDRLCREWRLDLVVGQNTEALAAGMGPQQGRVTCCTAMKIDALKQTIAKHKWTAIILGIRADEEGTRAKERYFSLRDKHGEWDFRDQPPELWDQFNTIFPVGSHIRVHPLLDWTELNIWEYLDLEQIPLPKLYFDRGNGLRYRSLGCVPCTGTVPSCASTIPHIISELRITTIAERSGRAQDEGRGMETLRKLGHM; translated from the coding sequence ATGAAACATCTGCGCGCGCTCGAAGATCAAAGCGTGTACATCCTGCGCGAGGCGTACAAGCATTTCGATGACCTTGCGATGCTCTGGTCGATGGGGAAGGACTCGACCGTCCTGCTGTGGTTGGCGAGAAAAGCCTTCTTCGGACATGTGCCGTTCCCGTTGGTCCATATCGACACCGGGTATGAAATGCCCGAACTGATCGAGTATCGCGATCGGTTGTGCCGAGAATGGCGGCTCGACCTGGTCGTGGGGCAGAATACCGAGGCACTCGCAGCAGGGATGGGACCCCAACAAGGACGCGTCACCTGCTGCACCGCGATGAAAATCGACGCTCTCAAGCAAACCATCGCGAAACATAAATGGACCGCGATCATTCTGGGCATTCGGGCCGATGAAGAGGGCACCCGCGCGAAAGAACGATACTTTTCCCTCCGCGACAAGCATGGGGAGTGGGATTTTCGAGACCAACCCCCCGAACTGTGGGATCAATTCAATACCATATTCCCTGTCGGCTCCCATATCCGCGTCCATCCATTACTGGATTGGACGGAGCTGAATATCTGGGAGTATCTCGACCTTGAACAAATCCCCTTGCCCAAGCTCTATTTCGATCGAGGCAACGGCCTGCGGTATCGGAGCCTCGGCTGCGTACCTTGTACCGGCACCGTCCCGTCATGCGCCTCCACGATCCCTCACATCATCTCGGAACTCCGAATCACGACGATCGCGGAGCGGAGCGGCCGTGCACAGGATGAAGGACGAGGCATGGAAACGCTCCGCAAACTTGGACACATGTAG
- a CDS encoding isocitrate dehydrogenase (catalyzes the formation of 2-oxoglutarate from isocitrate) translates to MAQHVVTMIPGEGTGPEICEAVRMVIDASGVDITWEYEDIGLDCLEKHGTLLPDKTIQNIAKNKVALKGPTTTPIGTGHKSANVTLRKVFDLYANVRPVRLIPALKRPWDKLDIINFRENTEDSYAAIEHMVSDEVAQCLKVITWPGSYRIADFALSWARENGRKKVFCVHKANIMKMTDGLFLEAFREAAKKYPDIETGDIIVDNCSMQLVRNPGQFDCLVLPNLYGDILTDLCAGLMGGLGFAPGANVGDNCAIFEAVHGSAPKYAGMKKVNPSAVLISGVMMLRWLKEKDAADRIEKAMYEVLTEGKKVTYDVGGTAKTDEYAQAIIDKMNAARK, encoded by the coding sequence ATGGCACAGCATGTCGTGACGATGATTCCGGGCGAAGGCACCGGCCCGGAGATCTGCGAAGCGGTGCGGATGGTGATCGACGCCAGCGGCGTCGATATCACGTGGGAATACGAAGACATCGGCCTGGATTGTTTGGAGAAACACGGCACGTTGCTGCCGGATAAGACCATTCAGAACATTGCCAAGAACAAAGTGGCGCTCAAAGGTCCGACGACGACACCGATCGGAACCGGGCACAAAAGCGCCAATGTCACGTTGCGAAAGGTGTTCGACCTCTACGCGAACGTGCGTCCCGTACGTCTGATTCCAGCTTTGAAGCGTCCATGGGACAAACTCGACATTATCAATTTCCGCGAGAACACCGAAGACTCGTACGCCGCCATCGAACACATGGTGTCGGATGAAGTCGCGCAGTGCTTGAAAGTCATCACGTGGCCTGGTTCGTATCGGATCGCTGACTTCGCCTTGAGCTGGGCCCGCGAGAATGGGCGGAAGAAGGTCTTTTGTGTCCATAAGGCCAACATCATGAAGATGACGGACGGTCTGTTCCTGGAAGCTTTCCGAGAAGCGGCCAAAAAGTATCCGGACATCGAGACCGGCGACATTATCGTGGACAACTGTTCCATGCAGCTCGTGCGCAACCCCGGCCAGTTCGACTGCTTGGTGCTGCCGAATCTCTACGGCGACATCCTCACGGACCTTTGCGCCGGTCTGATGGGCGGCCTTGGATTTGCCCCCGGCGCCAATGTCGGCGACAACTGTGCCATCTTCGAGGCCGTGCACGGATCGGCGCCGAAGTATGCCGGCATGAAGAAGGTCAATCCGTCCGCTGTCCTGATCTCCGGCGTGATGATGCTGCGCTGGCTGAAGGAGAAGGACGCAGCCGACCGCATCGAGAAGGCGATGTATGAAGTGCTGACGGAGGGAAAGAAAGTGACCTACGACGTAGGAGGAACCGCCAAGACCGACGAATATGCGCAAGCGATCATCGACAAGATGAACGCCGCGAGGAAGTAA
- a CDS encoding isocitrate dehydrogenase — MPTYTETAIATKKKKDIKLVGADLYIITDKGIPKFTDGEFGPFKCEFISNRGTKVWPGFVSPDLLMVNWYRCRFTATKDIKDADVSEFLVQLSKKWEWSAAQKLWNYDGEAGFSKAY, encoded by the coding sequence ATGCCGACATATACGGAAACCGCGATTGCGACCAAGAAAAAGAAGGACATCAAGTTGGTGGGCGCCGATCTCTACATCATCACGGATAAAGGGATTCCTAAGTTCACCGACGGCGAATTCGGACCTTTTAAATGTGAATTCATCTCAAATAGGGGCACCAAGGTCTGGCCGGGCTTCGTCAGCCCGGATCTCTTGATGGTCAATTGGTACCGGTGCCGTTTTACGGCCACGAAGGATATCAAAGACGCCGATGTCAGCGAGTTCCTGGTCCAGCTCAGCAAGAAATGGGAATGGTCTGCGGCGCAAAAGCTGTGGAACTACGACGGTGAGGCCGGTTTCAGCAAGGCCTACTGA
- a CDS encoding 3-beta hydroxysteroid dehydrogenase codes for MNIALIGATGFVGSGILREALTRGHEITALVRDPEGLTPHPRLRAQKADVYDVADVARLVAGHDAVISAFNPGWSNPDIYNLQLKGTRAIIDGVKKAGVKRLLFVGGSGSLEVKPGVQGVDLPGFPEQYKQGALATREALTMLREETSLEWSVLSPSADLFPGERTGQFRLGTDQLLRDANGESRISIEDFAVAMLDEAERPAHVRRRFTVGY; via the coding sequence ATGAACATCGCGTTGATCGGTGCCACTGGTTTTGTCGGCTCGGGAATCTTGCGGGAAGCCTTGACTCGCGGACATGAGATCACAGCACTTGTGCGAGATCCGGAGGGGCTCACGCCGCATCCGAGGCTCCGTGCCCAAAAAGCCGATGTCTATGATGTTGCCGACGTGGCACGTTTGGTGGCAGGTCATGATGCCGTCATCAGCGCCTTCAATCCGGGATGGAGCAATCCGGACATCTACAATCTCCAGCTCAAGGGGACACGAGCCATTATCGACGGCGTGAAGAAAGCCGGAGTGAAGCGACTGTTATTTGTGGGGGGCTCGGGCAGTCTTGAAGTCAAACCAGGAGTGCAGGGCGTGGACCTTCCCGGTTTTCCTGAACAGTACAAACAAGGGGCGCTTGCCACCCGTGAAGCTCTGACCATGCTTCGTGAAGAAACAAGTCTGGAATGGTCGGTTCTGTCCCCTTCCGCCGATCTCTTCCCCGGTGAACGGACCGGTCAGTTTCGGCTTGGAACGGATCAGTTACTGAGAGATGCGAACGGCGAGAGCCGGATCTCGATCGAGGATTTTGCCGTGGCGATGCTCGACGAAGCGGAGCGTCCGGCTCACGTCCGGCGGCGCTTTACTGTGGGCTATTGA
- a CDS encoding arylformamidase, translated as MKALSSDWIDVSIPLRTGMVHWPDNPPVRIERTQDMERGDHANVSVLSLGSHTGTHMDAPLHFVRAGLSLDEMPLSAVMGPARVIEIQDVESVKSDELVAHHIHHDERILFKTRNSSRCWETDNFLEDFVYISQEAARYLVACGIRTVGVDYLSVGGFKKDGPETHHVLLESGVWIIEGLDLRGLEPGPYDLICLPLRVERSDGAPARAILRPRASNEGEPSQP; from the coding sequence ATGAAAGCCCTTTCTTCAGATTGGATCGATGTCTCCATCCCCTTGCGAACCGGCATGGTGCACTGGCCGGACAACCCTCCGGTACGGATCGAGCGCACACAGGATATGGAGCGGGGAGATCACGCGAATGTCTCGGTTCTTTCACTGGGGTCACATACGGGGACCCATATGGATGCCCCGCTTCATTTTGTCCGCGCCGGACTCAGTCTCGATGAAATGCCGCTCTCGGCGGTGATGGGTCCCGCTCGGGTCATCGAGATTCAAGATGTTGAATCCGTTAAGTCGGACGAACTCGTGGCTCATCACATTCATCACGATGAACGCATTCTGTTCAAGACCCGAAACTCCTCACGTTGTTGGGAGACCGACAATTTTCTGGAAGATTTTGTCTACATTTCGCAGGAGGCGGCACGCTACCTCGTCGCTTGTGGTATCCGAACGGTTGGAGTCGATTACCTTTCGGTCGGTGGATTTAAAAAAGACGGGCCGGAAACTCACCACGTCCTACTGGAATCTGGTGTGTGGATTATCGAGGGGCTCGATCTCAGGGGTTTAGAGCCGGGGCCATACGACTTGATCTGCCTCCCGCTCCGTGTGGAACGCAGTGACGGTGCTCCGGCCCGCGCGATCCTGCGCCCACGTGCGTCCAATGAGGGAGAGCCTTCACAGCCATGA
- a CDS encoding quercetin 2,3-dioxygenase produces the protein MTPTKLQPHVDIRRSSQRFHTRISWLDSHHSFSFSNHYDPRNTHHGLLLVSNDDVVRPNTGFRTHPHQDMEIVTWVLDGELEHKDSEGNSGIIYPGLAQRMSAGTGIWHSEMNPQSDKEVHFIQMWVPPDTERLNPGYEQLDINQELERGGLIPIASGRDHKAAISIKQQGAVLWGGRLKPGESVQVPDAPYVHLFIAKGKADLEGAGPLETGDAVRLTAAGARRLTADAGMGAEVLIWETNQDLEA, from the coding sequence ATGACGCCAACGAAATTGCAACCACACGTCGATATCAGGCGAAGCAGCCAACGGTTCCACACCCGCATCAGTTGGCTCGATTCTCATCATAGCTTCAGCTTTTCTAACCATTACGATCCCCGCAACACGCATCATGGGCTGCTCCTCGTGAGCAACGATGACGTGGTGCGGCCCAATACGGGGTTCCGCACCCATCCTCATCAGGACATGGAAATTGTCACGTGGGTGCTCGACGGTGAGCTGGAGCACAAAGATTCGGAAGGCAACAGCGGGATCATCTATCCGGGGTTGGCTCAGCGCATGAGCGCCGGTACGGGCATCTGGCACTCGGAGATGAACCCCCAGAGCGACAAAGAGGTCCACTTCATTCAGATGTGGGTGCCGCCGGATACGGAACGTCTCAATCCTGGTTATGAGCAGTTGGACATCAACCAAGAATTGGAGCGAGGAGGATTGATCCCTATTGCCTCGGGTCGTGACCATAAGGCCGCGATCTCTATCAAGCAACAGGGGGCCGTGCTCTGGGGCGGGCGGCTGAAACCGGGAGAATCGGTGCAGGTGCCCGATGCGCCCTATGTGCACCTGTTCATTGCCAAGGGCAAGGCGGACCTCGAAGGAGCCGGTCCGTTGGAGACAGGCGATGCCGTTCGTCTCACCGCAGCCGGTGCTCGACGCCTGACGGCGGACGCCGGTATGGGAGCGGAGGTGTTGATTTGGGAAACCAATCAGGACCTAGAGGCTTGA
- a CDS encoding HxlR family transcriptional regulator, giving the protein MKRMPTSCPAEITLHVIGERWKVVIPWFLLQKTMRFSDLLHSMNGITQKMLTQQLKELERDRIVHRTVYPQVPPKVEYSLTPLGRSLEPIVEAMHRWGD; this is encoded by the coding sequence ATGAAACGGATGCCGACGTCCTGTCCCGCTGAAATCACCCTACACGTCATCGGAGAGCGGTGGAAGGTGGTCATCCCCTGGTTCCTGCTTCAAAAGACCATGCGGTTTTCCGATCTCTTGCACTCCATGAACGGCATCACGCAAAAAATGCTGACGCAGCAACTTAAGGAACTGGAGCGCGACCGAATCGTGCACCGGACCGTGTATCCTCAAGTCCCTCCCAAAGTTGAATACTCGCTGACCCCATTGGGTCGCAGCCTCGAACCGATCGTCGAGGCCATGCACCGCTGGGGGGATTGA
- a CDS encoding 6-phosphogluconate dehydrogenase has translation MADRIGFIGLGNMGRAIAGNLLRAGYQLRIYNRTAEKATPLVAQGATLVDHPVQTAERGGIMLTMLADDQAVESIVFDEGGILERLGPNGIHLSMSTVSPATARCLAEHHGKYQVAYVAAPVFGRPEAAAERKLWICLSGPQAAKNRVQPILSALGQGTYDFGEEPGAANVVKLTGNFLLVAAIEALAEAMALGEKNGIDRAKLAALFGETLFACPAYRIYGDAIAQKRYKPAGFTVALGLKDVNLILQTAGASTMPMPLTSLLHDRFLSTVARGRADLDWAAVALGVDEEAGLPVKDTAEF, from the coding sequence ATGGCTGATCGCATCGGATTCATCGGGCTGGGGAATATGGGGCGGGCAATCGCCGGCAACCTCCTTAGGGCCGGTTACCAACTTCGGATTTACAATCGCACGGCGGAGAAGGCGACACCGTTGGTCGCACAAGGAGCCACGCTGGTAGATCATCCCGTCCAAACGGCGGAGCGCGGCGGAATCATGCTGACGATGCTGGCAGACGATCAGGCTGTGGAAAGCATCGTGTTCGACGAAGGAGGAATCCTGGAACGCTTGGGTCCCAACGGTATTCACTTGTCCATGAGTACTGTGTCCCCGGCGACCGCGCGCTGTCTCGCTGAACACCACGGCAAGTATCAAGTCGCTTACGTTGCGGCGCCGGTCTTCGGGCGGCCGGAAGCGGCGGCGGAGCGGAAGCTCTGGATCTGTCTCTCGGGTCCGCAAGCCGCCAAGAATCGGGTACAGCCGATCCTGAGCGCGCTGGGGCAAGGCACCTACGACTTCGGGGAAGAACCGGGAGCGGCCAACGTGGTCAAGCTGACCGGGAACTTCCTCCTGGTTGCCGCGATCGAAGCTCTGGCCGAAGCGATGGCGTTGGGAGAGAAGAACGGCATCGATCGGGCTAAATTAGCGGCCCTGTTCGGCGAGACCCTCTTCGCCTGCCCTGCCTACCGGATCTATGGAGACGCGATCGCGCAAAAGCGCTACAAGCCTGCCGGCTTTACAGTCGCGCTGGGCTTGAAGGACGTCAACTTGATCTTGCAGACAGCGGGGGCCAGCACGATGCCCATGCCCTTGACGAGCCTGCTGCACGATCGTTTTCTGTCGACGGTCGCGCGAGGTCGGGCAGACCTCGACTGGGCGGCCGTCGCGCTGGGCGTGGATGAGGAAGCGGGATTGCCGGTGAAGGACACTGCCGAGTTTTGA
- a CDS encoding sulfurtransferase: protein MHDVIEFLIRHGQAVLFVTVFAEQIGLPIPAVPVLLAVGALAGAGKLNLALVIFISVAACLAGDVVWYELGRRQGRQALNLLCRISLEPDSCVRRTENLFTRHGIRALIFAKFVPALSTLAPALAGLFRIGARQFLLYNGLGALLWSGSFIAFGWLFSDQIEFLAERAARFGESAVLLLGGLFVGYLTYKFLHRQWLLRELRIARITPEELKQLMDDGRSVLVVDLRGALDHEADPYTIPGALRIPSEQFEHRHHDIPRNQDIILFCACPNEATAARMALLLKRKGIARVRPLAGGIDGWRERAFPLESRLPGGEPVVTL, encoded by the coding sequence ATGCATGACGTGATTGAATTCCTGATCCGGCACGGACAGGCCGTGCTCTTTGTGACGGTCTTTGCCGAGCAGATCGGTCTGCCGATTCCCGCTGTTCCGGTCCTGCTGGCCGTCGGTGCGCTGGCCGGCGCCGGAAAACTGAACCTCGCGCTCGTCATTTTCATCTCGGTCGCGGCGTGTCTGGCCGGCGATGTTGTGTGGTATGAGCTGGGTCGCCGTCAAGGCCGACAGGCGCTCAATCTCCTCTGCCGCATTTCCTTGGAGCCGGATTCCTGCGTGCGGCGAACCGAGAATCTCTTCACGCGCCACGGCATCCGTGCGCTCATCTTCGCCAAGTTCGTTCCCGCCCTCAGTACGCTGGCGCCGGCGCTGGCGGGCCTGTTCCGGATCGGCGCTCGACAGTTCCTGCTCTACAACGGATTGGGTGCGCTGCTGTGGAGCGGTTCCTTTATCGCGTTCGGCTGGCTCTTCAGCGATCAGATCGAGTTCCTCGCAGAACGGGCCGCGCGCTTCGGTGAGTCGGCGGTCCTGCTGCTCGGCGGGCTCTTCGTCGGCTATCTGACGTACAAATTCCTGCACCGACAGTGGCTCTTGCGCGAGTTGCGGATCGCCCGCATTACTCCGGAGGAGCTCAAGCAACTGATGGACGACGGCCGCAGCGTGCTGGTCGTAGATTTGCGCGGGGCTCTGGACCATGAGGCTGATCCCTATACGATTCCCGGCGCGCTCCGCATTCCGTCGGAACAGTTCGAACATCGCCACCACGACATTCCCAGGAATCAAGACATCATTCTGTTCTGCGCCTGCCCGAACGAGGCTACTGCCGCTCGGATGGCGCTGCTGTTGAAACGAAAGGGCATTGCCAGGGTGCGGCCCCTGGCGGGCGGGATCGACGGATGGCGCGAGCGCGCGTTTCCGCTGGAGTCCCGTCTTCCGGGCGGCGAGCCGGTTGTCACGCTGTGA